From a single Lolium rigidum isolate FL_2022 chromosome 7, APGP_CSIRO_Lrig_0.1, whole genome shotgun sequence genomic region:
- the LOC124675280 gene encoding photosynthetic NDH subunit of lumenal location 3, chloroplastic-like — MDSDYGVELKGSVCRIKNCAVELFSMEEDLLIDDDEDSWDLVERDLRLKATFLYIDLSRVISSCESDEHKKTLTGLANKFFYFMDELDNAVKDRSVTLMQACYGDTAHALREVVAALVPSH; from the exons ATGGATTCAGATTATGGTGTTGAGCTGAAGGGATCTGTTTGCAGGATCAAGAACTGTGCTGTTGAGCTCTTCTCGATGGAGGAGGATTTGttgattgatgatgatgaagactcgTGGGACCTAGTTGAGAGGGATCTCCGGCTGAAGGCCACCTTCTTGTATATTGACCTCAGCCGTGTGATCTCCTCCTGCGAGAGTGATGAGCACAAGAAGACACTCACCGGGCTAGCCAACAAGTTCTTCTACTTCATGGACGAG CTGGACAATGCGGTGAAGGACAGAAGCGTGACACTGATGCAGGCGTGCTACGGCGACACGGCTCATGCTCTCCGCGAGGTGGTCGCGGCGCTTGTGCCGTCCCATTAG